The Siansivirga zeaxanthinifaciens CC-SAMT-1 region TGGCGGAAAAGCCATTAACAACGATTTTCAGAAAATTTTAAAAACAGAAAGCTATCCACAGATAAAAATGTTTTTAAAACAAGTTAATGGTTTAGAATTTAATAAAGATTTAGAAGCACTGGTAGACATAGAAATTGCAGGCGTAAAAAAACCTTATACTGTTGTGGTTACTATTTCTAAAGAAAATGAGTTAACCATAAATGGCGGTTTAAAAATTAATTTAAAAGATTTTAATATAGAATCTCCTAAAAAGTTATTTGGATTAATAAAAATAGACGAGATGATAGAAATTGACTTTAGTTTATTGGTTAATGAAAAATAGCATTATTTATTTATAGCAATTAAAAAGCGGCTTCATAATTTATAAAGCCGCTTTTGTTTTATATATACCGTTATGTTTATTTCTTTTTAATGCTACCAGACGAACCACTAGTTTGGTCTATAATTTTAGGGTCTCCATAATATTTAATATCGCCACCACTGGATGCATTAGCAATAAGTTTTTCTTGGGTGTTTAGCGTAATATCCGAGCCACTTGAAGCACTGGCATTGCAAGATTGGGCTATGAGCTTTTCGCCTTTAAAATCACTGCCGCTTGTGGTTTCAACTACCAGATTTTTAGTAGTTCCCGATACGTTTAAATCGCTTCCGCTTGTCGATTTGCATAGTAGATTGGTGGTATTAACATCTAAAATCATGTCGCTACCGCTAGTGGTTGTTAAAACTAAATCATCAACAGTAATCGTGTTCGTAGAAAAAACATCGCTACCACTGGTGGCTTTAATTTCGGCAATATCTTTAAAACTTATCATAATTTTTTTGGCCTTACAAGACCCGATATTTTTTAAAGTATGAATTTTTAAAACCCCATCGACAACTTCTGTTACAATAAGGTCGTGTAGGTTTTCGTCTGCTTCAACCTGTATGCTGGCACTTTCGCCTTGTGTTAAATAAACATCTAAACCTTCGGTTGATTTAATACTTGTAAAAGGTTGGTTTAAGCTGCGGTCCATTGTTTTTACTTGGCCATTGCCTCGTACCCCAGAGTTTAAATTAATATCGAAATTACAAGAAAACAAGCTAAAGCTTAAAAGGGTTGTGATGATAATTTTGATTAATGTACTCATGATTGTTCGTTTTTTGATTGATGAAATATGTATAGTTCAAATATCAGATTTTGTGAGTTTTGATTAGTAACTTTCTTGTTTGAACTGTCGATTTACGATACCGAATTGTTATTTATATGGTTTTTTACTCTGCTAAACGTTTTATAGCTAGTTTACGTACCTCCGAATCTTTGTCGAATTTAGAAACATGACTCAGGTTGGTTTTCGAGGTCATTTTAGTAACAGCCAGCTTTCTAACCTCAGGGTCTTTATAATGACTGGCCACATGAAACAAATTAGGTTCAGAGGTCATTTTGCTTACCGCCAATTTTCGTACTTCCGGGTCTTTATCGAAACGGGCAACATGAAACAGGTTGGGTTCAGAATCTATATTAATACCCTTAGAGCCTATATTTACATTAACATCTTCAGAAGTTGCTTTAATACCATTTTCATCAATTTTTATAGTGCTCTCTTCCGAATTAATTTCAATACCATCTTCATTAATTTTAATTTTTGGCGTGTTTATGTTTAATTCAAATGATTCCTTTTCATCGTCATCCGCTTCACAATCATTACAAATAATACCATCCTCACCAATATTAATAAAATGATTCACTTGGTTTTTTGA contains the following coding sequences:
- a CDS encoding YceI family protein → MKKIVFLVVILLAFAFTKTDRAIKSTSVVISPKSSLMVKGSTNINNFKCIYNIEKLNNPIPVLYFLSNNQLKFKETVLILDNKCFDCGGKAINNDFQKILKTESYPQIKMFLKQVNGLEFNKDLEALVDIEIAGVKKPYTVVVTISKENELTINGGLKINLKDFNIESPKKLFGLIKIDEMIEIDFSLLVNEK
- a CDS encoding head GIN domain-containing protein — encoded protein: MSTLIKIIITTLLSFSLFSCNFDINLNSGVRGNGQVKTMDRSLNQPFTSIKSTEGLDVYLTQGESASIQVEADENLHDLIVTEVVDGVLKIHTLKNIGSCKAKKIMISFKDIAEIKATSGSDVFSTNTITVDDLVLTTTSGSDMILDVNTTNLLCKSTSGSDLNVSGTTKNLVVETTSGSDFKGEKLIAQSCNASASSGSDITLNTQEKLIANASSGGDIKYYGDPKIIDQTSGSSGSIKKK